In one window of Streptomyces roseofulvus DNA:
- a CDS encoding Cmx/CmrA family chloramphenicol efflux MFS transporter yields MPLAVYILGLSVFALGTSEFMLSGLLEHIAADMDVSIPQAGLLISAFAIGMVVGAPLLAVATLRLPRKTTLIALITVFGLGQIAGALAPNYGILFASRVVSALACAGFWAVGAAVAIAMVPPGSRARAMAVMIGGLSIANVLGVPAGAFLGEHLGWRSAFWAVGAASAIALVGVVTRIPRIPLPETKPRLRHELTIYRDRQVLLSIVVTALAAGGVFCAFSYLAPLLTDVSGLDEGWVSGVLALFGIGALVGTTIGGRVADAHLFGVLLTGITASTVFLLALALFAATPAATVTLAFLLGVSAFYTAPALNARMFNVAGAAPTLAGATTTAAFNLGNTGGPWLGGTVIDADLGYASPAWAGAAMTLLALAAAALSLRLTRAAPSKVVIGAQGAPAERPTTAGR; encoded by the coding sequence ATGCCCCTGGCCGTCTACATCCTCGGCCTCTCCGTCTTCGCGCTCGGCACGAGCGAGTTCATGCTCTCCGGCCTCCTGGAGCACATCGCGGCGGACATGGACGTCTCCATCCCGCAGGCCGGCCTGCTCATCTCCGCCTTCGCCATCGGCATGGTCGTCGGCGCCCCGCTGCTCGCCGTGGCCACCCTCCGCCTCCCCCGCAAGACCACCCTGATCGCCCTGATCACCGTCTTCGGCCTCGGCCAGATCGCCGGCGCGCTCGCCCCGAACTACGGGATCCTCTTCGCGTCCCGCGTGGTCAGCGCGCTCGCCTGCGCCGGCTTCTGGGCCGTCGGCGCGGCCGTCGCCATCGCGATGGTCCCGCCCGGCTCCCGGGCCCGCGCCATGGCCGTCATGATCGGCGGCCTCTCCATCGCCAACGTCCTCGGCGTCCCCGCCGGCGCCTTCCTCGGCGAGCACCTCGGCTGGCGCTCCGCCTTCTGGGCCGTGGGCGCAGCCTCCGCGATCGCCCTCGTCGGCGTGGTCACCCGCATCCCCCGCATCCCCCTCCCCGAGACGAAGCCCCGCCTCCGCCACGAGCTCACGATCTACCGGGACCGCCAGGTCCTCCTCTCGATCGTGGTCACCGCCCTCGCCGCGGGCGGCGTCTTCTGCGCCTTCTCCTACCTGGCCCCGCTCCTCACCGACGTCTCGGGCCTCGACGAGGGCTGGGTCTCCGGCGTCCTGGCCCTCTTCGGCATCGGCGCCCTGGTCGGCACGACGATCGGCGGCCGCGTCGCCGACGCCCACCTCTTCGGCGTCCTCCTCACCGGCATCACCGCCTCGACGGTCTTCCTGCTGGCCCTGGCCCTCTTCGCCGCCACCCCGGCGGCCACCGTCACCCTGGCCTTCCTCCTCGGCGTCTCGGCCTTCTACACCGCCCCCGCCCTCAACGCCCGCATGTTCAACGTCGCCGGCGCCGCCCCCACCCTGGCCGGCGCCACCACCACCGCCGCCTTCAACCTCGGCAACACCGGCGGCCCCTGGCTCGGCGGCACCGTCATCGACGCGGACCTCGGCTACGCCTCCCCGGCCTGGGCGGGCGCCGCCATGACCCTCCTGGCCCTCGCGGCAGCCGCGCTCTCCCTCCGCCTGACCCGCGCGGCCCCGTCGAAGGTGGTCATCGGCGCCCAGGGCGCACCGGCGGAGAGGCCGACCACGGCCGGCCGCTGA
- a CDS encoding MurR/RpiR family transcriptional regulator yields the protein MTHDVKETFSGEAPPAPAALAAKVRTLSPSMTRSMQRVAEAVAGDPAGCAALTVTGLAELTGTSEATVVRTARLLGYPGYRDLRLALAGLAAQQQSGRAPSVTADIAVDDPVADVVAKLAHDERQTLADTAAALDTVQLGAVAAACATARRIDVYGVGASGLVAQDLVQKLLRIGLIAHAHGDPHLAVTNAVQLRSGDVALAITHSGSTGDVIEPLRVAFEHGATTVAITGRPDGPVSQYADHVLTTSTARESELRPAAMSSRTSQLLVVDCLFTCVTQRTYETAAPALAASYEALAHRHSPRTTR from the coding sequence GTGACCCATGACGTGAAGGAAACTTTCAGCGGCGAGGCGCCCCCGGCGCCGGCCGCGCTCGCCGCCAAGGTACGGACCCTCTCCCCTTCCATGACCCGCTCCATGCAGCGGGTCGCCGAGGCCGTCGCCGGGGACCCCGCCGGCTGCGCCGCCCTCACGGTCACCGGCCTCGCCGAACTGACCGGCACCAGCGAGGCCACCGTCGTCCGCACCGCCCGCCTCCTCGGCTACCCCGGCTACCGCGACCTGCGGCTCGCCCTCGCGGGGCTCGCCGCCCAGCAGCAGTCCGGCCGGGCGCCCTCCGTCACCGCCGACATCGCCGTCGACGACCCCGTCGCCGACGTCGTCGCCAAGCTCGCCCACGACGAGCGGCAGACCCTCGCCGACACCGCCGCCGCGCTCGACACCGTCCAGCTCGGCGCGGTCGCCGCGGCCTGCGCCACCGCCCGCCGCATCGACGTGTACGGCGTCGGCGCCTCCGGCCTCGTCGCCCAGGACCTCGTGCAGAAGCTGCTCCGGATCGGCCTCATCGCGCACGCCCACGGCGACCCGCACCTCGCCGTCACCAACGCCGTGCAGCTCCGCTCCGGCGACGTGGCCCTCGCCATCACCCACTCCGGCTCCACCGGCGACGTCATAGAACCGCTCCGGGTGGCCTTCGAGCACGGCGCCACCACGGTCGCGATCACCGGCCGCCCGGACGGCCCGGTCAGCCAGTACGCCGACCACGTGCTCACCACCTCCACCGCCCGCGAGAGCGAGCTGAGACCGGCCGCCATGTCGTCCCGCACCAGCCAACTCCTGGTCGTGGACTGCCTGTTCACCTGCGTCACCCAGCGCACGTACGAGACCGCGGCCCCCGCCCTCGCGGCCTCGTACGAAGCCCTCGCCCACCGCCACTCGCCCCGCACCACCCGCTGA
- a CDS encoding MFS transporter: protein MSNVNPRRWWALLVLAAAQFMVIMDTSIIGVALPEMQKDLGFSQSELQWIFNAYVIVFGGLLLLGGRLSDLVGARKIFVSGWAVMIAGSVVAAAAQTAWVEIVGRAVQGVGGALIAPSAMTLLMMLFMHDPKELGKAMALYGAAAPAGGTAGVFLGGVFTEWMSWQWVFIIYIPIGLATLAATKLLPDVESRRGSVDVLGAVAVTAGLALAVFAVVRAPEVGWGATATILELVGAAALLVLFFVIQKSVREPLMPLSVWRVPRLGSANLAMTLLGAAWIPMWYFLNLYLQQVLGFGAFESGAALLPMTVLLMIFMTAITSRLMMKIGAKPLVAGGLLVLAAGLVWLAAVPPTGSFLVDVLPASLVAALGMSLAYIPAMIAAMSGAPQEQAGLASGIVNTTYNVGSALGLAALTAVAMSQGADQLGNLPKLTDGFSAAFIGAAVVAALGGVITLLVMKSDKAVAAEAAAPAPQGEKVAA from the coding sequence ATGTCAAACGTCAACCCCCGGCGCTGGTGGGCACTCCTCGTGCTCGCCGCCGCCCAGTTCATGGTCATCATGGACACCTCGATCATCGGAGTGGCGCTCCCCGAGATGCAGAAGGACCTGGGCTTCTCGCAGAGCGAGCTCCAGTGGATCTTCAACGCCTACGTGATCGTCTTCGGCGGTCTGCTGCTCCTCGGCGGACGCCTCTCCGACCTCGTCGGGGCCCGGAAGATCTTCGTCTCCGGCTGGGCCGTCATGATCGCCGGTTCGGTCGTGGCCGCCGCCGCGCAGACCGCCTGGGTCGAGATCGTCGGCCGCGCCGTCCAGGGCGTCGGCGGCGCGCTCATCGCGCCCTCCGCGATGACCCTGCTGATGATGCTCTTCATGCACGACCCGAAGGAGCTGGGCAAGGCGATGGCGCTGTACGGTGCCGCCGCCCCGGCCGGCGGCACCGCGGGCGTCTTCCTCGGCGGTGTCTTCACCGAGTGGATGAGCTGGCAGTGGGTCTTCATCATCTACATCCCGATCGGCCTCGCCACCCTCGCCGCCACCAAGCTGCTCCCGGACGTCGAGTCCCGCCGCGGCTCCGTCGACGTCCTCGGCGCCGTCGCCGTCACCGCCGGCCTCGCGCTCGCCGTCTTCGCCGTCGTCCGCGCTCCCGAGGTCGGCTGGGGCGCCACCGCCACCATCCTCGAACTGGTCGGCGCCGCCGCCCTCCTGGTCCTCTTCTTCGTGATCCAGAAGTCGGTCCGCGAGCCGCTCATGCCGCTCAGCGTGTGGCGGGTCCCGCGCCTCGGCTCGGCCAACCTGGCGATGACGCTGCTCGGTGCCGCCTGGATCCCGATGTGGTACTTCCTCAACCTGTACCTCCAGCAGGTCCTCGGCTTCGGCGCCTTCGAGTCCGGTGCCGCGCTGCTCCCGATGACCGTGCTGCTCATGATCTTCATGACGGCCATCACCTCCCGCCTGATGATGAAGATCGGCGCCAAGCCGCTCGTCGCCGGTGGTCTGCTGGTCCTCGCGGCCGGTCTGGTCTGGCTGGCGGCCGTGCCGCCGACCGGCTCCTTCCTGGTCGACGTCCTGCCGGCCTCGCTGGTCGCCGCGCTCGGCATGTCCCTCGCCTACATCCCGGCGATGATCGCCGCGATGTCCGGCGCCCCGCAGGAGCAGGCCGGTCTCGCCTCCGGCATCGTCAACACCACCTACAACGTCGGCTCCGCGCTCGGCCTCGCCGCCCTCACCGCGGTCGCCATGTCGCAGGGCGCCGACCAGCTCGGCAACCTGCCCAAGCTCACCGACGGCTTCTCGGCCGCGTTCATCGGCGCCGCCGTCGTCGCCGCCCTCGGCGGTGTCATCACCCTCCTGGTGATGAAGAGCGACAAGGCCGTGGCCGCCGAGGCCGCCGCCCCCGCGCCGCAGGGCGAGAAGGTCGCCGCCTGA
- the murQ gene encoding N-acetylmuramic acid 6-phosphate etherase, with protein MPDTYSELRAQLATLTTEAYRPELAEIDRLSTLEIARTMNGEDQSVPAAVARQLPAIAAAIDATAERMARGGRLLYLGAGTAGRLGVLDASECPPTFNTEPSRVVGLIAGGPSAMVQAVEGAEDSKELAAADLDAAGVGPDDTVVGVSASGRTPYAIGAVEHARAAGALTIGLSCNADSALAAAAEHGIEVVTGPELLTGSTRLKAGTAQKLVLNMISTITMIRLGKTYGNLMVDVRASNEKLQARSRRIVALATGAPDEQIEAALTAAEGEVKNAILILLADVDAATAARRLKDSGGHLRAALHATAP; from the coding sequence GTGCCCGACACGTACTCCGAACTCCGCGCCCAGCTGGCCACCCTCACCACCGAGGCGTACCGTCCCGAACTGGCCGAGATCGACCGGCTGTCCACCCTGGAGATCGCCCGCACCATGAACGGCGAGGACCAGAGCGTCCCCGCCGCGGTGGCCCGGCAGCTGCCCGCGATCGCCGCCGCCATCGACGCCACCGCCGAGCGGATGGCCCGCGGCGGCCGGCTGCTCTACCTGGGGGCCGGCACCGCCGGACGGCTCGGCGTGCTCGACGCCAGCGAGTGCCCGCCCACCTTCAACACCGAGCCCTCCCGGGTCGTCGGCCTGATCGCGGGCGGCCCCTCCGCCATGGTCCAGGCCGTCGAGGGCGCCGAGGACTCCAAGGAGCTCGCCGCCGCGGACCTCGACGCCGCCGGCGTCGGCCCCGACGACACCGTGGTCGGCGTCTCCGCCTCCGGCCGCACCCCGTACGCCATCGGCGCCGTCGAGCACGCCCGCGCCGCCGGGGCGCTCACCATCGGCCTGTCCTGCAACGCGGACAGCGCGCTCGCGGCCGCCGCCGAGCACGGCATCGAGGTCGTCACCGGGCCCGAACTCCTCACCGGCTCCACCCGGCTGAAGGCCGGCACCGCCCAGAAGCTGGTCCTCAACATGATCTCGACGATCACCATGATCCGGCTCGGCAAGACCTACGGGAACCTCATGGTCGACGTCCGCGCCTCCAACGAGAAGCTCCAGGCCCGCTCGCGCCGCATCGTCGCGCTCGCGACCGGCGCCCCCGACGAGCAGATCGAGGCCGCCCTCACCGCCGCCGAGGGGGAGGTGAAGAACGCCATCCTGATCCTTCTCGCCGACGTCGACGCCGCCACCGCGGCGCGGCGGCTGAAGGACTCCGGCGGGCATCTGCGTGCGGCGCTGCACGCGACCGCCCCCTGA
- a CDS encoding DUF4031 domain-containing protein produces the protein MTLYIDPPTWPGHGRLWSHLVSDVSFDELHAFAAELGAPARGFDRDHYDIPSDWYDRAVAAGALPVGSKELLRRLSAAGLRRPKGRPEEWPA, from the coding sequence GTGACCCTCTACATCGACCCGCCGACCTGGCCCGGCCACGGCCGCCTGTGGTCCCACCTGGTCAGCGACGTCTCCTTCGACGAGCTCCACGCCTTCGCCGCCGAGCTCGGCGCCCCCGCGCGCGGCTTCGACCGCGACCACTACGACATCCCGTCCGACTGGTACGACCGCGCGGTCGCCGCCGGTGCCCTCCCGGTCGGCTCCAAGGAACTCCTCCGCCGCCTCTCGGCAGCGGGCCTCCGACGCCCGAAGGGGCGACCGGAGGAGTGGCCGGCCTAG
- a CDS encoding aminotransferase class I/II-fold pyridoxal phosphate-dependent enzyme has protein sequence MELRTRAVHVVNEPLGDGSRPLSVPLVQSSAFAFDSAEELAAAMAGPDGRYVYGRRGNPTVRSLEQTLAGLEGGAGAIAFASGMGAISGVLLALLRPGDRVIAQRCLYGGTFSVLSDLAERYGIEVVYVSGDDVAAFEEAAVHPAARVLVLETIANPTGQVADLPGLLAAARRLGVTSVVDNSLASPVLCRPLELGADVVVHSATKYLAGHSDVLAGAAVFADDGLRRRVWPRTVELGACADPFAAWLVLRGIPTLPLRMREHCANAAALAELLRVHPRVTAVHYPWQPSHPSYDHARKVLSGGGGLLSFELDGGRAAGRALVERVRIGRLALSLGGVETLLTHPASTSHRELDGAALAAAGIAPGLVRMSVGIEAVDDLWADLEQALAQG, from the coding sequence ATGGAACTCCGCACCCGCGCCGTGCACGTCGTCAACGAACCCCTCGGCGACGGCAGCCGGCCGCTGTCCGTGCCGCTCGTGCAGTCCTCCGCCTTCGCCTTCGACTCGGCCGAGGAGCTGGCCGCCGCGATGGCCGGGCCCGACGGCCGGTACGTCTACGGCCGCCGCGGCAACCCGACCGTCCGCTCCCTGGAGCAGACCCTCGCCGGCCTGGAGGGCGGCGCGGGCGCGATCGCCTTCGCCTCCGGCATGGGCGCGATCAGCGGCGTCCTGCTCGCCCTGCTCAGGCCCGGCGACCGGGTGATCGCCCAGCGCTGCCTGTACGGCGGCACGTTCTCCGTCCTGTCCGACCTCGCCGAGCGGTACGGGATCGAGGTCGTGTACGTCTCCGGCGACGACGTCGCCGCGTTCGAGGAGGCCGCCGTCCACCCGGCGGCCCGCGTGCTGGTCCTGGAGACGATCGCCAACCCCACCGGGCAGGTCGCCGACCTGCCGGGACTGCTCGCCGCCGCGCGCCGGCTCGGGGTGACGAGCGTGGTCGACAACTCGCTCGCCTCGCCCGTCCTGTGCCGGCCCCTGGAGCTGGGCGCCGACGTCGTCGTGCACTCCGCCACCAAGTACCTGGCCGGCCACTCCGACGTCCTGGCCGGCGCGGCCGTCTTCGCGGACGACGGGCTGCGCCGCCGGGTCTGGCCGCGCACGGTCGAACTCGGTGCCTGCGCGGACCCGTTCGCCGCCTGGCTGGTGCTGCGCGGGATACCCACGCTGCCGCTGCGGATGCGCGAGCACTGCGCCAACGCGGCGGCCCTCGCCGAGCTGCTGCGCGTCCACCCCCGGGTGACGGCCGTGCACTACCCGTGGCAGCCGTCCCACCCCTCGTACGACCACGCCCGGAAGGTGCTCTCGGGCGGCGGCGGGTTGCTCTCCTTCGAGCTCGACGGGGGCCGGGCGGCGGGCCGGGCCCTGGTGGAGCGGGTGCGGATCGGCCGCCTCGCCCTCTCGCTCGGCGGGGTCGAGACGCTGCTCACCCACCCCGCGTCCACCTCCCACCGCGAGCTGGACGGGGCCGCGCTGGCGGCGGCCGGGATCGCGCCGGGGCTGGTGCGGATGTCGGTCGGCATCGAGGCGGTCGACGACCTGTGGGCGGACCTCGAACAGGCCCTCGCCCAGGGGTAG
- a CDS encoding helix-turn-helix transcriptional regulator: MSNLLSFLGVTEEEEEAYRALLRRGSASAASGRQETGAPHGERRGAEAADGPRPGAGAAEAGREVLERLLVLGLATGGAHGVIRAVPPARAVDALVESRLRTLREELETEATRRSVIESLFMECWTAVPPPHDDQAGEGQMIAQLHGIDAVREAIDELTFFARTEDLTTEPTGVLAEESIAVSHPINMRLLRRGVRLRTIMGAAILQDEPTLTYMRELVSHGAEVRVSHQPIERVIIVDRSAALTPIDPAHTARGALLVREPGLVATLVTLFERMWEAAEELPSEEVDLPSDVERDILAMLREADKDETAARQLGMSVRTYRKHLAALMRRLGAANRVEAALLAHEKGWLG, translated from the coding sequence GTGAGCAACTTGCTCTCGTTTCTGGGAGTGACCGAGGAAGAGGAAGAGGCGTACCGCGCCCTCCTGCGCCGCGGATCCGCCTCGGCGGCCTCGGGGAGACAGGAGACCGGCGCACCGCACGGGGAGAGACGGGGAGCGGAAGCGGCGGACGGCCCGAGACCGGGGGCCGGAGCGGCGGAGGCGGGCCGGGAGGTCCTGGAACGGCTGCTGGTGCTGGGACTGGCCACCGGCGGCGCCCACGGCGTCATCCGCGCCGTCCCGCCGGCCCGCGCCGTCGACGCCCTCGTGGAGAGCCGGCTGCGCACCCTGCGCGAGGAGCTGGAGACCGAGGCCACCCGCCGCTCGGTCATCGAGTCGCTCTTCATGGAGTGCTGGACCGCCGTCCCCCCGCCGCACGACGACCAGGCCGGCGAGGGCCAGATGATCGCCCAGCTGCACGGCATCGACGCGGTGCGGGAGGCCATCGACGAGCTGACCTTCTTCGCCCGCACCGAGGACCTGACCACCGAACCCACCGGGGTCCTCGCCGAGGAGTCCATCGCCGTCTCGCACCCGATCAACATGCGGCTGCTGCGCCGCGGCGTCCGGCTGCGCACCATCATGGGCGCCGCGATCCTCCAGGACGAGCCCACCCTCACGTACATGCGGGAACTGGTCTCGCACGGAGCCGAGGTACGGGTCTCGCACCAGCCGATCGAGCGGGTGATCATCGTCGACCGCTCGGCGGCGCTCACCCCCATCGACCCGGCCCACACCGCCCGGGGCGCCCTCCTGGTCCGCGAGCCGGGGCTGGTGGCGACGCTGGTCACGCTCTTCGAGCGGATGTGGGAGGCGGCGGAGGAGCTGCCGAGCGAGGAGGTGGACCTGCCGTCGGACGTCGAGCGGGACATCCTCGCGATGCTCAGGGAGGCGGACAAGGACGAGACGGCCGCCCGCCAACTGGGCATGTCCGTCCGCACCTACCGCAAGCACCTGGCCGCGCTCATGCGCCGCCTCGGCGCGGCGAACCGGGTGGAGGCGGCCCTCCTCGCGCACGAGAAGGGCTGGCTCGGCTAG
- a CDS encoding PTS transporter subunit EIIC has product MSTDDKNRAVAAAILPLVGGAGNITSVAHCMTRLRLGLRDRSLVQDEALKALPSVMGVVEDDTYQIVLGPGTVARVTPAFEALVAEAPQLAHTAEELADKGAALKAARKAKNSTPFKLFLRKIANIFVPLIPALIGCGIIAGLNGLLVNLGWLPGVTPALAAVASGFMALIAVFVGYNTAQEFGGTPILGGAVAAIIVYAGVAKIEVFGQALSPGQGGVLGALGAAVLAVYVEKWCRRRVPESLDVLVTPTLTVLVSGLVTIFGLMFLAGEVSQAIGDAADWLLANAGAGAGFLLGGLFLPLVMLGLHQALIPIHTTLIEQQGYTVLLPILAMAGAGQVGAAMAVYLRLPRNGSLRRTIKSALPAGFLGVGEPLIYGVSLPLGRPFVTACVGGAFGGGFVGLFSMLGDKVGSTAIGPSGWALFPLLDGDKGLGPTLAIYAGGLLVGYAVGFVATYFWGFSRAMIEEFDVDPEATPAPVAAAGGPSADPEPEPVKV; this is encoded by the coding sequence ATGAGCACAGACGACAAGAACCGCGCCGTCGCCGCCGCGATCCTCCCCCTCGTCGGCGGCGCCGGGAACATCACCTCCGTGGCCCACTGCATGACCCGCCTCCGGCTGGGTCTGCGCGACCGCTCGCTCGTCCAGGACGAGGCCCTGAAGGCCCTGCCGTCCGTGATGGGCGTGGTGGAGGACGACACGTACCAGATCGTCCTCGGCCCCGGCACGGTCGCCCGCGTGACCCCCGCGTTCGAGGCCCTGGTGGCGGAGGCGCCGCAGCTGGCCCACACGGCGGAGGAGCTGGCCGACAAGGGCGCCGCCCTCAAGGCGGCGCGGAAGGCGAAGAACTCCACCCCCTTCAAGCTCTTCCTCCGGAAGATCGCGAACATCTTCGTCCCGCTGATCCCCGCCCTCATCGGCTGCGGCATCATCGCCGGCCTCAACGGCCTGCTGGTCAACCTCGGCTGGCTGCCCGGCGTCACCCCGGCGCTGGCCGCCGTCGCGAGCGGCTTCATGGCCCTCATCGCGGTCTTCGTCGGCTACAACACGGCCCAGGAGTTCGGCGGCACGCCGATCCTCGGCGGCGCGGTCGCGGCCATCATCGTCTACGCGGGCGTCGCCAAGATCGAGGTCTTCGGCCAGGCCCTCTCCCCCGGCCAGGGCGGGGTCCTCGGCGCGCTGGGCGCGGCCGTGCTCGCCGTGTACGTGGAGAAGTGGTGCCGCCGCAGGGTGCCGGAGTCACTGGACGTGCTGGTCACCCCGACGCTCACCGTGCTCGTCTCCGGCCTCGTCACGATCTTCGGCCTGATGTTCCTCGCGGGCGAGGTCTCGCAGGCGATCGGCGACGCCGCCGACTGGCTCCTGGCGAACGCGGGCGCCGGCGCCGGCTTCCTCCTCGGCGGGCTGTTCCTGCCGCTGGTGATGCTCGGCCTCCACCAGGCCCTCATCCCGATCCACACCACGCTGATCGAACAGCAGGGCTACACGGTCCTGCTGCCGATCCTGGCGATGGCGGGCGCGGGGCAGGTCGGCGCGGCCATGGCGGTGTACCTGCGGCTGCCCCGCAACGGCTCCCTCCGCCGCACCATCAAGTCCGCCCTCCCGGCCGGCTTCCTCGGCGTCGGCGAGCCGCTGATCTACGGCGTCTCCCTGCCGCTGGGCCGCCCCTTCGTCACGGCCTGCGTCGGCGGCGCGTTCGGCGGCGGCTTCGTCGGCCTCTTCAGCATGCTGGGCGACAAGGTCGGCTCCACCGCCATCGGCCCGTCCGGCTGGGCGCTCTTCCCGCTCCTGGACGGCGACAAGGGCCTCGGCCCGACCCTCGCGATCTACGCGGGCGGTCTGCTCGTCGGCTATGCCGTGGGCTTCGTCGCCACCTACTTCTGGGGCTTCAGCCGCGCGATGATCGAGGAGTTCGACGTGGACCCGGAGGCCACCCCCGCGCCGGTGGCCGCCGCCGGCGGTCCCAGCGCCGACCCGGAACCGGAGCCCGTGAAGGTCTGA
- a CDS encoding MaoC family dehydratase: protein MRYFEDFRPGDVHELGTVTVTAEEVLEFGRRFDPQPFHTDPERAKDSPFGGLIASGFHTQSLFMRRYVDGLLAYSDCLGSPGIDEVRYVRPVRPGDVLTARVEILGATPSPFNPATGTVKPRCTLVAADGTAVFSMILHSIFRRRPADTEAAHPSSMPAAEDPVGCTGARAKVCVPVMTA from the coding sequence ATGCGCTACTTCGAGGACTTCCGGCCCGGCGACGTCCATGAACTGGGCACCGTCACCGTCACCGCGGAGGAGGTGCTGGAGTTCGGCCGGCGCTTCGATCCGCAGCCCTTCCACACGGACCCGGAGCGGGCGAAGGACTCGCCGTTCGGCGGCCTGATCGCCAGCGGCTTCCACACCCAGTCGCTCTTCATGCGGCGGTACGTGGACGGCCTGCTGGCCTACAGCGACTGCCTCGGCTCGCCCGGCATCGACGAGGTCCGCTACGTGCGCCCCGTGCGCCCCGGCGACGTCCTGACCGCGCGCGTCGAGATCCTCGGCGCCACCCCGTCGCCGTTCAATCCCGCCACCGGCACCGTCAAGCCGCGGTGCACGCTCGTGGCCGCCGACGGGACGGCCGTGTTCAGCATGATCCTGCACAGCATCTTCCGCCGGCGCCCCGCCGACACCGAGGCCGCGCATCCGTCGTCGATGCCCGCGGCCGAGGACCCCGTCGGCTGCACGGGCGCCCGGGCCAAGGTCTGTGTCCCGGTCATGACCGCCTGA